A genomic region of Salinibacter pepae contains the following coding sequences:
- a CDS encoding sulfotransferase family protein — MTESRAPRHPVFVVGMPRSGTTLLSSLLDAHPDLVIAPETHYFARCWSGGEIDGWADVERMLARLNQQPGVHDMALADDEWAAIRSRLRALEAPTHGDILRALIETYTARSEAPAWGEKTPDHLRHVPEMARQFPNAVFLAIIRDPRDVVLSLRNLPWSRRTAPEQAWTWRTYAALVDRYRTHRKGRFFALRYEDLIVHPEACLRDVCAFLETPFHEAMLQPRQQEDQHFDPDREPWKQKSAREIDASNREKWRAQMPEAERVVVEVIAGRWLSAYDYSRPRVRWRPALIGRILQRLGRAALQRGRRALRKIRSGRVFSNDAAPRWTKE; from the coding sequence ATGACTGAGTCGCGCGCTCCCCGGCATCCGGTGTTCGTGGTCGGCATGCCGCGCTCGGGCACCACGCTGCTCAGCAGCCTGCTCGACGCGCATCCCGACCTCGTGATCGCTCCGGAGACGCACTACTTCGCGCGGTGCTGGTCCGGAGGGGAAATCGACGGCTGGGCCGACGTGGAGCGGATGCTTGCCCGACTCAACCAGCAGCCGGGCGTGCACGACATGGCACTCGCCGATGACGAGTGGGCTGCCATTCGCAGCCGGCTCCGCGCCCTGGAGGCCCCCACTCACGGGGACATTCTCCGTGCCCTGATTGAGACGTACACTGCGCGCTCAGAGGCCCCGGCATGGGGGGAGAAGACCCCGGACCATCTCCGGCACGTCCCCGAAATGGCGCGCCAGTTTCCCAATGCCGTCTTCCTGGCCATCATTCGCGACCCCCGGGACGTGGTGCTTTCACTGCGGAATCTGCCGTGGAGCCGACGCACGGCGCCGGAGCAGGCGTGGACGTGGCGCACCTACGCGGCCCTCGTGGACCGTTATCGGACCCACCGCAAGGGCCGATTTTTTGCGCTTCGGTACGAAGACCTGATCGTACATCCCGAGGCTTGCCTCCGAGACGTGTGCGCCTTCTTAGAAACCCCGTTCCACGAGGCGATGCTCCAACCCCGTCAGCAAGAAGACCAGCACTTTGATCCCGACCGGGAGCCTTGGAAGCAAAAAAGTGCTCGCGAGATTGATGCCTCCAACCGAGAAAAATGGCGTGCGCAAATGCCGGAGGCGGAGCGGGTGGTCGTGGAGGTCATTGCGGGGCGGTGGCTCTCCGCTTACGACTACTCCCGGCCCCGCGTCAGATGGCGGCCCGCCCTGATTGGACGGATCTTGCAGCGCCTTGGCAGGGCGGCGCTCCAGCGAGGCCGGCGCGCCCTCCGCAAGATCCGCTCAGGCCGGGTGTTCAGCAACGACGCAGCGCCGCGGTGGACGAAAGAGTAG
- a CDS encoding glycosyltransferase family 4 protein: MTDDRPEGGNGTGPGRPLRVLGWPGFSSENGNPYTRLLYEAMETEARVDVDGFSMFEPLQRRYDIWHVHWPEDFLSYRSPGAAYFYVAAELLLFAWARLWGTRLVWTVHDLGPHESYHPQLERLFWPLFLPMVDGIISLSETAREAAYDRFPVLRSVPSAIVPHGHYRTAYPEPVAKAEARRQSDLDPAAPVMLFVGRIRPYKNVVSLIQTFRQWKRSAARLVVAGNPVSDDLGGRVQAAAEADARVRTALRFIEEDEMPALIAGADLVVLPYESIMHSGSALLALSYDRPILVPDRGAMTELRARVGRDWVRTYTGELTPSALAESMAWARTTERAARAPVDDLDWPRLSRQTVALYRRVLEAHD; the protein is encoded by the coding sequence ATGACGGATGATCGACCGGAAGGAGGCAACGGCACCGGGCCCGGCCGACCGCTGAGGGTGCTCGGCTGGCCGGGATTCTCGAGCGAGAACGGCAACCCGTATACCCGCCTGCTCTATGAGGCGATGGAGACGGAGGCACGAGTGGACGTGGATGGGTTCTCGATGTTTGAACCCCTCCAGCGCCGCTACGACATCTGGCACGTGCACTGGCCGGAAGACTTTCTGAGCTACCGGTCGCCAGGGGCGGCCTACTTCTACGTCGCGGCGGAGTTGCTTCTCTTTGCGTGGGCCCGGCTCTGGGGCACCCGGCTCGTGTGGACGGTCCACGACCTCGGTCCGCACGAGTCGTACCACCCGCAGCTGGAGCGTCTCTTCTGGCCGCTCTTTCTCCCGATGGTGGACGGCATCATCAGCCTCAGTGAGACAGCCCGGGAGGCGGCCTACGACCGCTTCCCTGTGCTCCGGTCCGTCCCGAGCGCGATCGTGCCGCACGGCCACTACCGCACGGCCTATCCGGAACCCGTCGCCAAAGCGGAGGCTCGGCGCCAGTCTGACCTCGACCCGGCGGCCCCGGTGATGCTGTTCGTGGGGCGCATTCGGCCGTACAAAAACGTCGTGTCCCTGATTCAAACCTTCCGGCAGTGGAAACGGTCGGCGGCGCGTCTCGTGGTCGCCGGGAATCCCGTTTCCGACGATCTGGGCGGGCGCGTCCAGGCGGCGGCCGAGGCGGACGCCCGTGTCCGCACGGCCCTCCGGTTCATCGAAGAAGACGAGATGCCGGCCCTTATCGCAGGCGCCGATCTCGTCGTCCTCCCCTACGAGTCCATCATGCACTCGGGCTCGGCACTGCTTGCCTTGTCGTACGACCGACCGATCCTTGTTCCAGACCGCGGTGCCATGACGGAACTGCGAGCGCGGGTGGGGCGGGACTGGGTCCGGACCTACACGGGCGAGCTCACCCCATCGGCGCTGGCTGAGAGCATGGCGTGGGCCCGGACGACCGAGCGGGCGGCACGAGCGCCCGTGGACGACCTCGACTGGCCCCGGCTGTCCCGCCAGACCGTCGCGCTCTATCGTCGCGTCCTGGAGGCCCATGACTGA
- a CDS encoding S8 family serine peptidase: MSDAEADQEIVTIISTTSKGGRSLFETEEPVTGANVDEYNSDPDVTEEAERELRELGFRILDVGPATISVGGSAEQFQDVFGVALEGKKKEVFDGEEAEYVDVEEEGEEMAGALGDWAEGVTPVVPPEFHTESPLSPIAEPHSDAYHYFTVPDEVATILRATRVHRNGITGSKVEVAMPDTGFYEHEFYERRGYRTRSTILGPGASNPSQDNYGHGTGEAANIFAAAPDAQLIPVKMGNDAVGAFNKACNQSPDIITNSWGWSVDRPGTSWSDIRSRSRSLYNTLKAMEAAIANAVNNGIVVCFSAGNGPNGYGFPASHPDVIAVGGVHVNYPDLDLEASSYAASFDSSLYAGRQVPDLCGMVGDDVSSLPAPLLMLPVPPGSRLDTSSTGAADDSWGLFSGTSAAAPQVAGVVALMLEKNSSLSPSEVKKKLVNQAAKDVTKGQSAMGDSAGPGDDAATGAGMVDAKWAWVVSMGDTMARFFEATPERRERLIEEDAVPEIDGEFVEDMMQTLRSRS; this comes from the coding sequence ATGTCTGACGCCGAAGCAGATCAGGAAATCGTCACCATCATCTCAACCACATCCAAGGGAGGACGCTCCCTTTTCGAAACCGAAGAGCCCGTCACAGGAGCGAATGTTGACGAGTACAACTCGGACCCGGACGTTACGGAGGAGGCCGAGCGTGAACTCCGAGAATTGGGATTTCGCATTTTGGACGTGGGCCCAGCAACCATCTCGGTCGGGGGCTCGGCCGAGCAGTTCCAGGATGTTTTTGGGGTGGCCCTTGAGGGCAAGAAAAAGGAAGTGTTCGACGGCGAAGAAGCGGAGTACGTTGATGTCGAAGAGGAGGGCGAAGAAATGGCCGGGGCGCTGGGCGACTGGGCGGAGGGCGTCACCCCGGTCGTTCCCCCCGAGTTCCACACGGAGAGTCCCCTCTCGCCCATCGCGGAACCGCACTCGGACGCGTACCACTACTTCACGGTGCCCGACGAGGTTGCCACGATCCTCCGCGCCACGCGGGTACACCGCAACGGCATCACCGGGTCGAAGGTCGAGGTGGCAATGCCGGACACCGGATTCTACGAGCACGAATTTTACGAGCGGCGGGGCTACCGCACGCGCTCAACGATACTCGGGCCCGGGGCCAGTAACCCGTCGCAGGACAACTACGGGCACGGCACCGGGGAGGCGGCCAACATTTTTGCGGCCGCCCCAGACGCCCAGCTCATCCCGGTAAAGATGGGGAACGACGCGGTCGGGGCGTTCAACAAGGCCTGCAATCAGAGTCCAGACATCATCACAAACAGCTGGGGCTGGTCCGTTGACAGGCCGGGCACGTCGTGGAGCGACATCCGAAGCCGCAGCCGCTCCCTGTACAACACGCTGAAGGCGATGGAGGCCGCGATCGCCAACGCCGTAAACAACGGCATTGTCGTGTGCTTCTCCGCGGGAAATGGTCCAAACGGGTACGGTTTTCCGGCGAGCCACCCCGACGTCATTGCCGTGGGGGGCGTCCACGTAAACTATCCGGACCTGGACCTTGAGGCCTCCAGCTACGCGGCCAGCTTCGACAGCAGTTTGTACGCGGGGCGGCAGGTGCCGGACCTCTGCGGGATGGTCGGGGACGACGTATCGTCCCTGCCCGCTCCGCTCCTCATGCTGCCCGTGCCGCCGGGAAGCCGGCTCGACACCTCGTCGACCGGGGCCGCAGACGACAGCTGGGGCCTCTTCAGCGGAACGTCGGCCGCAGCCCCGCAGGTGGCGGGGGTGGTGGCCCTGATGCTGGAAAAGAACAGCTCCCTCAGCCCCTCCGAGGTGAAGAAGAAACTCGTCAACCAGGCCGCCAAGGACGTGACCAAGGGCCAGAGTGCAATGGGCGACTCGGCGGGGCCGGGCGACGACGCGGCAACCGGCGCGGGCATGGTCGACGCCAAGTGGGCCTGGGTCGTGTCCATGGGCGACACGATGGCCCGCTTCTTCGAGGCGACCCCAGAGAGGCGCGAACGGCTCATCGAGGAAGACGCCGTTCCGGAAATTGACGGGGAGTTTGTGGAGGACATGATGCAGACCCTCCGTTCGCGGTCGTAG
- a CDS encoding DHH family phosphoesterase: MLDDVLALIREHDRFFITTHLGPDGDAVGSQLALGRFLEKMGKSVAMVNADEVDYNLDWMPGAGDIAVFDGSLGQHEALAEAEVAFVLDTNDEERIGKVGSLVRDATAMTVLVDHHLEPEHWFDVFFVREEAAATGELVYEIIDGLAPDLIDEGIATALYTAIMTDTGSFRYSSVTPALHRSVADILERGGIGPAPIHETIYDRKSMPGLRLLGRMLNRIRLRYNGQLGYSVVTQRMVEDTGASWDDKQGFVNYVLSIEDVKTALLFSETDDGAKISFRSEADVRVDQWARHFGGGGHRNAAGAYVKRPTFEKTIETVIDAASDYIAFDARYAPDDDLSPEDQSYLETLLDDPSDAT; the protein is encoded by the coding sequence ATGCTCGACGACGTACTTGCGCTGATCCGAGAGCACGATCGGTTTTTCATTACCACTCATCTTGGTCCGGACGGGGACGCCGTTGGGTCCCAGCTGGCCCTCGGGCGCTTTCTGGAGAAAATGGGAAAGTCCGTCGCGATGGTCAATGCCGACGAGGTGGACTACAACCTCGACTGGATGCCCGGCGCCGGGGACATCGCCGTCTTCGATGGATCGTTGGGGCAGCACGAGGCGCTGGCGGAGGCGGAGGTGGCCTTCGTGCTCGATACCAACGACGAAGAGCGCATCGGCAAGGTCGGGTCCCTCGTGCGGGACGCCACCGCGATGACGGTCCTCGTCGATCATCACCTGGAGCCGGAGCACTGGTTCGACGTGTTCTTCGTTCGGGAGGAGGCCGCCGCCACCGGCGAACTGGTCTACGAAATCATCGACGGCCTCGCGCCGGACCTGATCGACGAGGGAATTGCCACGGCCCTCTACACGGCCATCATGACGGACACCGGCTCCTTCCGCTACAGCAGCGTGACGCCGGCGCTGCACCGGAGCGTGGCGGACATTCTGGAGCGGGGGGGCATCGGCCCCGCGCCGATCCACGAAACCATCTACGACCGAAAATCGATGCCGGGCCTTCGCCTGCTCGGGCGCATGCTGAACCGCATCCGCCTCCGCTACAACGGCCAGCTTGGCTACTCGGTAGTCACGCAGCGAATGGTCGAGGACACGGGGGCGAGCTGGGACGACAAGCAGGGCTTCGTCAACTACGTCCTGTCGATCGAGGACGTGAAAACCGCACTGCTCTTCTCGGAAACGGACGATGGGGCCAAGATTAGCTTCCGATCGGAAGCCGACGTGCGCGTCGACCAGTGGGCCCGTCACTTCGGCGGGGGCGGGCACCGCAATGCGGCCGGGGCGTACGTCAAACGCCCGACCTTCGAGAAAACCATTGAGACCGTCATCGACGCGGCGTCGGACTACATTGCCTTCGACGCCCGCTATGCCCCAGACGACGACCTCTCCCCGGAGGACCAGTCCTATCTGGAAACCCTCCTGGACGACCCCTCCGACGCGACGTGA
- a CDS encoding sulfotransferase family protein: MPNTFVIGAAKSGTTSLYDYLRQHPDVFMSPVKEPCYFAYRENPPEMAGPGDREANRESGVVYTMNEYEALFSGARGEAIVGEASPVYLYDQDAPRLLHEQCPGASLIAILRNPIVRAHSHYLQLVQSGREPLDRFEAALDAEDERVAAGWEWSWHYRRMGLYGRQLARYLDYFDRDQLHIYRFDELTTNPAGFAKTVYRMLGVDPSFTPDTGVRRRATGVPQFDWLHRFIGTPDHFLRRWSRLVLPEAVRDRILMAVRNANLQKPPLPDAARARLVDAYRDDVRRLEALLDRSFSDWLTTDDDRIADDG, encoded by the coding sequence ATGCCGAACACATTCGTCATTGGGGCGGCCAAGTCGGGGACGACCTCGCTGTACGACTACCTACGGCAACACCCGGATGTGTTCATGAGTCCGGTGAAGGAGCCGTGCTACTTTGCGTACAGGGAGAACCCCCCCGAGATGGCCGGGCCAGGAGACCGAGAGGCGAACCGAGAGTCCGGGGTTGTCTACACGATGAACGAGTACGAGGCCCTGTTTTCAGGCGCGAGGGGGGAGGCCATTGTGGGGGAAGCCTCGCCCGTGTACCTCTACGACCAGGATGCGCCGCGCCTCCTGCACGAGCAGTGTCCGGGCGCCTCGCTCATCGCGATCCTCCGCAACCCCATCGTGCGGGCCCACTCCCACTACCTCCAGTTGGTCCAGAGCGGCCGCGAACCGCTGGACCGCTTCGAGGCCGCCCTCGACGCGGAGGATGAGCGGGTGGCTGCAGGATGGGAATGGTCGTGGCACTACCGGCGCATGGGGCTCTACGGCCGGCAACTGGCGCGGTATCTGGACTACTTCGACCGTGACCAACTGCACATTTACCGCTTTGACGAGCTCACGACGAATCCTGCGGGCTTCGCCAAGACCGTGTACCGGATGCTCGGCGTAGACCCGTCCTTTACGCCCGACACCGGGGTTCGGCGCCGCGCCACGGGGGTGCCTCAGTTCGACTGGCTGCACCGGTTTATCGGGACCCCGGACCACTTCCTGCGGCGGTGGTCGCGCCTCGTGCTTCCGGAGGCCGTGCGCGACCGGATCCTCATGGCGGTGCGGAACGCGAACCTGCAAAAGCCGCCCCTGCCGGACGCCGCCCGGGCTCGCCTGGTGGACGCGTACCGCGACGACGTGCGCCGGCTAGAGGCGCTGCTTGACCGTTCCTTTTCTGACTGGCTAACTACGGACGACGACCGAATCGCTGATGACGGATGA
- a CDS encoding cell division ATP-binding protein FtsE has product MIDFRDVSISFSLPNGDQRSVLDEVSFHIDQSQKTYLVGPTGSGKSTILRLLYMDLFPDSGVVQIGDHRSDQIERDAIPYLRRSLGVVFQDFQLLPDRTAYENVAFALHATGTSASEVQSRVTKVLGRVGLSHKHRSYPHELSGGEQQRVVIARAIANDPWVLLADEPTGNLDPSVADEIHELLLDLHKQGMTLFVATHDHRLVKSYSARTLAMMNRQVVEIDPETL; this is encoded by the coding sequence GTGATTGACTTCCGCGACGTATCCATCTCGTTCTCCCTCCCGAACGGTGATCAACGTTCGGTTCTAGACGAGGTCTCCTTCCACATCGATCAGTCGCAGAAGACCTACCTGGTGGGCCCCACGGGCAGCGGCAAGAGCACAATTCTGCGCCTGCTTTATATGGACCTGTTTCCCGATTCCGGGGTGGTCCAGATCGGGGACCACCGGTCCGACCAGATTGAGCGGGACGCCATTCCGTACCTCCGGCGCTCGCTCGGGGTGGTCTTTCAGGACTTCCAACTCCTCCCGGACCGGACGGCGTACGAGAACGTCGCCTTTGCCCTCCACGCCACCGGCACGTCCGCCTCAGAGGTGCAGAGCCGGGTAACGAAGGTGCTGGGGCGGGTGGGCCTCAGTCACAAGCACCGCAGCTATCCCCACGAGCTGTCCGGGGGCGAGCAGCAGCGCGTCGTCATCGCGCGGGCGATCGCCAACGACCCCTGGGTCCTTCTGGCCGACGAGCCCACGGGGAACCTGGACCCGTCCGTGGCCGACGAGATTCACGAGCTGTTGCTGGACCTCCACAAGCAGGGAATGACCCTCTTCGTGGCCACCCACGACCACCGGCTCGTGAAGTCGTACTCGGCCCGAACCCTCGCGATGATGAACCGCCAGGTGGTGGAGATTGACCCAGAGACGCTCTAG
- a CDS encoding flippase, which yields MSHSSEHDAPSSHARTDEGDEAPDYADRILKGGGSVFSGSLIAKAVGFALQVVLGRGFGKTLYGLYSYGLSVLRIVRELSTLGLQNGVVRFGAEHREDGNEAALKGTFLAVGGLGTGAGVLMGGALYLAAPWLSEVALRSTNDPLVFQLFGTALPFYVFTYLGSRMARALGQMRVDVLLDSILQPALFLLLTGIILLLGQGFTMALYAFLASTVLAAGASVYAAYRLFPPLFSSLAPTVDLRTLLRFSLPIVGVSLASIGLARADRIMLGPLAGEEAVGLYTAASKMSVQLRFVLFALTAAFSPVISELYHSGRTDELAQLYADTVRWIALGTLPLAVVLIVFAPDIMALFGTEFREGALLLRVLAGAYIVVAGSGSVGHMLQMSDHQDFAFWVNASMAVLNVGLNWILIQWYGVVGAALATGAAHVLGNVFQLWGLYHFTHIQPFRWNLWKPLAAAGASGAVAWVLFAQLASLSRWLVGIPVALLVYGGVLLALGLSPRDQAIADDLWAELRTRLGA from the coding sequence ATGAGCCATTCGTCGGAGCACGACGCCCCGTCTTCCCACGCCCGTACGGATGAGGGGGACGAGGCGCCTGACTATGCCGACCGCATTCTGAAGGGAGGAGGCTCGGTCTTTTCCGGCTCCCTCATTGCGAAGGCTGTCGGGTTTGCCCTGCAGGTCGTTCTCGGCCGGGGGTTCGGCAAAACCCTTTACGGCCTCTACAGCTACGGGCTTTCTGTTCTTCGGATTGTCCGCGAACTGAGTACGCTCGGCCTTCAGAACGGCGTGGTCCGGTTCGGGGCCGAGCACAGAGAAGACGGAAACGAGGCGGCGCTGAAAGGGACGTTCCTGGCCGTTGGCGGACTCGGGACCGGAGCCGGTGTTCTCATGGGCGGGGCGCTCTACCTGGCCGCCCCCTGGCTGTCCGAGGTCGCCCTCAGGAGTACGAACGATCCGCTCGTCTTTCAGCTCTTTGGGACCGCGCTGCCCTTTTACGTCTTCACCTATCTCGGCTCCCGCATGGCCCGCGCCCTTGGCCAAATGCGGGTGGACGTGCTTCTCGACTCGATTCTTCAGCCGGCCCTCTTTCTGCTACTTACGGGCATCATTCTGCTACTGGGACAGGGGTTCACGATGGCCCTATACGCCTTTCTGGCCTCCACTGTGCTGGCCGCCGGGGCGTCGGTGTACGCGGCCTACCGGCTGTTTCCTCCGCTCTTTTCATCCTTGGCCCCGACGGTCGACCTTCGGACCCTCCTGCGCTTTTCCCTCCCCATCGTGGGGGTAAGCCTCGCCAGCATAGGCCTCGCCCGGGCCGATCGGATCATGCTGGGTCCCCTCGCCGGGGAAGAGGCCGTGGGGCTCTACACCGCCGCGTCTAAGATGTCGGTCCAGCTCCGGTTTGTCCTGTTCGCGCTCACAGCCGCGTTCTCCCCCGTCATCTCCGAACTGTACCACAGCGGCCGGACCGACGAGCTGGCTCAACTGTACGCCGATACCGTTCGGTGGATCGCCCTGGGCACCCTTCCACTGGCGGTGGTCTTGATCGTGTTCGCCCCGGACATCATGGCCCTCTTCGGGACGGAGTTTCGGGAGGGTGCTCTTCTGCTTCGGGTGCTGGCGGGTGCCTACATTGTCGTCGCCGGGTCCGGGTCGGTGGGCCACATGCTGCAGATGTCGGACCATCAGGACTTTGCTTTTTGGGTGAACGCCAGCATGGCCGTGTTGAACGTAGGGCTCAACTGGATCCTCATTCAGTGGTACGGGGTCGTGGGCGCGGCCCTTGCGACGGGCGCGGCTCACGTTCTGGGCAATGTCTTTCAGCTGTGGGGGCTTTATCACTTTACCCACATCCAGCCGTTCCGGTGGAACCTGTGGAAGCCCCTCGCCGCAGCGGGAGCATCGGGAGCCGTGGCGTGGGTGCTCTTCGCTCAGCTCGCCTCTCTGAGCCGTTGGCTGGTTGGCATCCCCGTGGCCCTGCTCGTCTACGGCGGCGTCCTGCTCGCCCTGGGTCTTTCCCCCCGCGACCAGGCCATTGCGGACGACTTGTGGGCGGAACTGCGGACACGGCTGGGTGCGTAG
- a CDS encoding sulfotransferase, which yields MRRLNGRCRSPHVNDVPNRSAVGPVSIAQASSHCRPPELCPAVPPRDFMDRPIFIVGCPRSGTGILQQLVRLHPQVAWITPFSNGVCGKPWFRHVPPSAAWSIEWVLHRLPNATLPPLLRGPYDGSLGLPSTFETHEGHAIWDRALPPAEDHRATAENVTSATREYLHDVVRWHRRYHDRPRLVWKTPKNAFRLPFLQALFPQAHIIHLIRDGRAVAASILKRRRASGGLHQWWGVRPPGWQSVQSATPVEQAAWTWKQCISQIRADLGRFPEDHCLEVHYESLLNAPGRVLRRVFSTASLSPEEFFTRENHRHLDKVRPPRTTWRMRLQAEQIERLEEAIAPTLQEYGYDKPAPPS from the coding sequence ATGAGACGATTGAACGGAAGATGCAGGAGTCCCCACGTAAACGACGTCCCGAACCGGTCCGCCGTGGGCCCTGTTTCGATAGCGCAAGCCAGTTCCCACTGTCGCCCCCCTGAGCTTTGTCCTGCAGTCCCACCGCGTGATTTCATGGATCGTCCCATCTTCATTGTCGGCTGTCCGCGATCAGGGACAGGAATACTGCAACAGCTGGTCCGGCTTCACCCCCAGGTGGCCTGGATCACGCCCTTCAGCAACGGGGTGTGCGGCAAGCCGTGGTTTCGACACGTCCCGCCCTCTGCTGCATGGTCTATCGAATGGGTCCTGCATCGCCTCCCCAATGCTACTTTGCCCCCGCTCCTGCGCGGCCCGTACGACGGCTCCCTTGGACTACCTTCAACCTTTGAGACCCACGAAGGGCACGCCATCTGGGACCGGGCGCTCCCGCCTGCCGAGGACCACCGGGCGACGGCGGAGAACGTAACCTCCGCCACTCGCGAGTACCTCCACGACGTCGTGCGCTGGCATCGAAGGTATCACGACCGCCCTCGGCTCGTTTGGAAAACCCCCAAAAACGCCTTTCGGCTCCCGTTTCTCCAGGCCCTGTTCCCACAAGCCCACATCATTCACCTGATTCGGGACGGCCGGGCCGTTGCGGCGTCCATTCTCAAACGCCGCCGGGCGAGCGGCGGGCTCCACCAATGGTGGGGCGTGCGCCCTCCGGGCTGGCAGTCCGTCCAGTCGGCTACTCCTGTTGAACAGGCTGCATGGACCTGGAAGCAATGCATTAGCCAAATTCGAGCCGACCTCGGCCGCTTTCCCGAGGACCACTGCCTGGAGGTTCACTACGAGTCTCTTCTTAACGCCCCAGGCCGGGTGCTCCGTCGCGTGTTCTCCACCGCCTCGCTCTCCCCTGAGGAGTTCTTCACGAGGGAGAACCACAGACACCTAGACAAGGTGCGCCCGCCCCGGACCACGTGGCGGATGCGGCTCCAGGCGGAGCAGATTGAGCGTCTCGAAGAGGCGATCGCGCCGACGCTACAGGAATACGGCTACGACAAGCCCGCACCGCCGAGCTAG
- the pdxA gene encoding 4-hydroxythreonine-4-phosphate dehydrogenase PdxA — protein MHIQRPTFQRPEPPAPNGAPTRLAITLGDPNGIGPEVVLKSLHDPSLMPSMTPVLIGSAHVLRVHADVLGFSDLDIHIVDEVPEAVPHGDVAVLDVAEDPEPPVMFGSSTAEGGRLAMRAVERAVEACQAGTVDAMVTAPISKDAVRQGGYDVPGHTEFLAARTNSPQPTMMMVAGGLRVGLVTSHTALSEVPSAVTEGAILEKLRVIDASLRDDFAIEQPKIAVFGLNPHAGEAGAFGQEEEEVIAPALRAARQEGFRVEGPMAADGFFGTQLDADHDAALAMYHDQGLVPFKALAFDHGVNYTAGLPIVRTSPDHGTAYGIAGKGMALPGSMRNAMELAVAIARHRHQQATPTT, from the coding sequence ATGCACATTCAGCGCCCCACCTTTCAACGCCCCGAACCGCCGGCGCCGAACGGCGCCCCCACGCGCCTCGCCATCACCCTGGGCGACCCGAACGGAATCGGGCCCGAGGTGGTGCTGAAGAGCCTGCACGACCCCAGCCTGATGCCGTCCATGACCCCGGTCCTGATTGGGTCGGCGCACGTGCTGCGGGTGCACGCCGACGTGCTCGGCTTCTCGGACCTCGACATTCACATCGTGGACGAGGTGCCGGAGGCGGTGCCCCACGGAGACGTGGCGGTGCTCGACGTGGCCGAGGACCCGGAGCCCCCCGTCATGTTCGGCTCCAGCACGGCAGAGGGGGGGCGCCTGGCGATGCGGGCGGTAGAACGGGCCGTGGAGGCCTGCCAGGCCGGCACCGTCGACGCGATGGTGACCGCGCCCATTTCCAAGGACGCAGTGCGACAGGGCGGGTACGACGTGCCGGGCCACACCGAGTTTTTGGCGGCCAGGACGAACAGCCCGCAGCCGACGATGATGATGGTGGCCGGGGGGCTGCGGGTGGGGCTCGTAACGAGTCACACTGCCCTGTCGGAGGTGCCGTCGGCCGTCACCGAGGGGGCCATCCTCGAAAAGCTGCGTGTCATCGACGCGTCCCTGCGCGACGACTTTGCGATCGAGCAGCCCAAGATTGCGGTCTTCGGGCTGAATCCGCACGCGGGAGAGGCCGGCGCCTTCGGCCAAGAAGAGGAAGAGGTCATCGCCCCCGCCCTGCGGGCCGCGCGGCAGGAAGGGTTTCGGGTCGAGGGGCCCATGGCGGCGGATGGGTTCTTTGGGACGCAGCTCGACGCCGACCACGACGCGGCGCTGGCGATGTACCACGACCAGGGCCTCGTGCCCTTCAAGGCCCTTGCGTTCGATCACGGCGTCAACTACACGGCGGGGCTGCCCATCGTGCGAACCTCCCCGGATCACGGAACGGCCTACGGCATCGCGGGCAAGGGAATGGCCCTGCCGGGCAGCATGCGAAACGCCATGGAGCTGGCCGTGGCCATTGCCCGTCATCGTCACCAGCAGGCCACGCCCACGACGTAG